A region of Sphingomonas crusticola DNA encodes the following proteins:
- a CDS encoding glycoside hydrolase family 43 protein produces MSAAANTAHFDWVEYQGIEKTPAPAPGHYANPILAGFYPDPSITKVGRDFYLVNSTFSWFPGIPVWHSRDLVHWRQIGNAIDRARQLDFTGLAMSKGVFAPAISYHKDRFYIVNTCVDCGGNFVMTAKDARGPWSDPVWLKDVGGIDPSLFFDSDGSAWLVNNDIPQGTPRYEGHRAIWLRRFDLTTLQTIGDGKVIIDGGVDPARNPIWIEGPHLFKKDGLYYLMAAEGGTGDQHSEVIFRADRVEGPYVPAPASVNPILTQRDLDPARPDPITSSGHADLVKLDDDSWWAVFLATRPYDADLYNTGRETFLLPVSWRDGWPVILPHGAAIPRVAKAPALMPLAAPPTTGNFVARDDFTNPMLAPEWMMMRAPAGWRLEHGELLLEARPERLGDGKLPSFVGRRQQNAEAIVSTVIRFAPAEGEQAGLAAVQNDHFFLVVALARTGGKTVVQVSRRAGPADPAAGVAIASKIVRAGPIRLRIHVRGGRYDFAYAQGAGTWQAVAQDVDATNLSTAKAGGFVGTLIGPFAQTDVAAAPAEFRR; encoded by the coding sequence ATGTCCGCTGCGGCCAATACCGCGCACTTCGACTGGGTCGAATATCAAGGCATTGAAAAGACGCCCGCTCCCGCGCCGGGCCATTACGCCAACCCCATCCTCGCGGGCTTTTATCCCGACCCCAGCATCACCAAGGTGGGGCGGGATTTCTATCTGGTGAATTCCACCTTTTCCTGGTTTCCCGGCATACCGGTCTGGCACAGCCGCGATCTGGTTCACTGGCGTCAGATCGGCAATGCGATCGACCGGGCCAGGCAGCTCGACTTCACCGGGCTCGCCATGTCGAAAGGCGTGTTCGCGCCCGCTATCTCTTACCACAAGGACCGCTTCTATATCGTCAACACCTGCGTCGATTGCGGCGGTAATTTCGTCATGACCGCTAAAGACGCCAGGGGCCCCTGGTCCGATCCCGTCTGGCTGAAGGACGTCGGCGGGATCGACCCGTCCCTGTTCTTCGATTCCGACGGCAGCGCCTGGCTGGTGAACAACGATATTCCCCAGGGCACACCGCGCTATGAGGGTCATCGTGCGATCTGGCTGCGCCGTTTCGACCTGACGACGCTGCAGACGATCGGCGACGGCAAGGTCATTATCGATGGCGGCGTCGATCCGGCGAGAAACCCGATCTGGATCGAAGGGCCGCACCTCTTCAAGAAGGATGGCCTCTATTATCTGATGGCCGCCGAAGGCGGGACCGGCGACCAGCATAGCGAGGTGATTTTCCGCGCCGATCGCGTCGAGGGTCCCTATGTCCCAGCACCGGCCAGCGTGAACCCGATCCTGACACAGCGTGACCTGGACCCTGCACGTCCCGATCCGATCACCTCGTCTGGGCATGCCGATCTGGTGAAGCTGGATGACGATAGCTGGTGGGCGGTGTTCCTCGCAACCCGTCCCTATGATGCTGATCTCTATAATACGGGCCGCGAGACGTTCTTGTTGCCCGTTAGCTGGCGCGATGGCTGGCCCGTGATCCTGCCGCATGGCGCGGCGATCCCGCGGGTTGCCAAGGCGCCGGCGTTGATGCCCCTGGCCGCCCCGCCCACTACGGGCAATTTCGTCGCGCGAGACGATTTCACCAATCCAATGCTCGCCCCGGAATGGATGATGATGCGCGCGCCCGCTGGATGGAGGCTTGAGCATGGGGAGTTGTTGCTTGAAGCACGGCCCGAGCGGTTGGGTGACGGCAAGCTGCCCAGCTTCGTGGGACGGCGCCAGCAGAATGCCGAGGCGATCGTATCGACCGTCATCCGCTTTGCGCCAGCCGAAGGCGAACAAGCCGGGCTTGCCGCCGTGCAGAATGATCATTTTTTCCTTGTCGTGGCGCTGGCGCGGACCGGCGGCAAGACGGTGGTTCAGGTATCCCGTCGTGCCGGACCCGCCGACCCTGCCGCAGGCGTGGCGATTGCCAGCAAAATTGTGCGCGCCGGCCCGATCCGCCTGCGCATCCACGTACGCGGCGGCCGCTATGATTTTGCCTATGCGCAAGGCGCCGGCACATGGCAGGCGGTCGCCCAAGATGTGGATGCAACCAATCTATCCACCGCCAAGGCCGGCGGCTTCGTGGGAACGTTGATCGGCCCGTTCGCCCAGACCGATGTTGCCGCTGCCCCGGCCGAATTCAGGCGATGA
- a CDS encoding alpha/beta hydrolase family protein, whose protein sequence is MRSFLRVGSGMVAFLACTIAAAGPTVTADEERQEMMRQLGITALVAGASGDETAPNAANYDEAKANPYSALPDPLTLKNGHKVGDAKTWWDKRRPEILEDYTREVYGRVPAGLPAVQWRVTATDREMIGFSTPVIARRVIGHVENPTDPSKSVDIRLMEVLPANASAPVPVLIMFKYGPDAFPEPSQPAAAEYDRINAAIKALLIRQDPGLAAVFDAHQAFTFAAPPGFHLPQRDAKGDLPPADQLIAAGWGYVTLDPTTIQADNGAGLRSGIIGLANRGGPRKPDDWGALRAWAWGASRVLDWLATDPAVDAHRVGIEGVSRYGKAALVTMAFDQRFAVGLIGSSGKGGATLLRRNFGEGVANLATGSYYWEAGNFLKYNTKGVSKPGLDADDLPVDSNSLIALAAPRPLFISYGVPEAGDAKWLDQKGSFLAAADAGRVYRLLGATGVGTSGPVSMPPPENLIDGQLAWRQHTGGHTDAPNFRYFIPWANRQLGRPK, encoded by the coding sequence ATGCGGTCATTCCTTCGGGTCGGCTCAGGAATGGTCGCTTTCCTTGCCTGCACGATAGCGGCCGCCGGGCCGACCGTAACCGCGGACGAGGAGCGGCAAGAGATGATGCGCCAATTGGGCATCACCGCGCTGGTGGCGGGTGCAAGCGGGGACGAAACCGCGCCCAATGCCGCCAATTATGATGAGGCCAAGGCCAATCCTTATTCCGCCCTGCCCGATCCACTGACGCTCAAAAACGGGCACAAGGTTGGCGATGCAAAGACATGGTGGGATAAACGCCGGCCGGAAATTCTCGAAGATTATACGCGCGAGGTTTACGGCCGCGTGCCCGCCGGCCTGCCGGCGGTGCAATGGCGGGTGACTGCGACGGACCGCGAGATGATCGGCTTTTCCACCCCGGTCATAGCGCGGCGCGTAATCGGCCATGTAGAGAATCCCACTGACCCCTCGAAAAGCGTCGATATCCGCTTGATGGAGGTGCTGCCGGCCAATGCCTCAGCGCCGGTTCCGGTGCTGATCATGTTCAAATATGGCCCGGACGCCTTTCCCGAGCCTTCCCAGCCGGCAGCTGCGGAATATGATCGCATCAATGCCGCGATAAAAGCATTGCTTATTCGCCAGGACCCCGGCCTCGCGGCGGTGTTCGACGCGCACCAGGCGTTCACCTTCGCGGCGCCGCCCGGCTTCCATCTTCCGCAGCGTGACGCCAAGGGCGATCTACCGCCGGCCGATCAATTGATCGCGGCGGGCTGGGGTTATGTCACGCTCGATCCTACCACGATCCAGGCCGACAACGGCGCAGGTCTGCGCAGCGGCATTATAGGCTTGGCGAACCGCGGCGGGCCGCGGAAGCCGGACGATTGGGGCGCGCTACGGGCCTGGGCATGGGGTGCCAGCCGGGTACTGGACTGGCTGGCCACTGATCCCGCCGTCGATGCGCATCGCGTCGGCATCGAGGGCGTCTCACGCTATGGCAAGGCCGCGCTCGTCACGATGGCGTTCGACCAGCGCTTCGCGGTCGGGCTGATCGGATCTTCGGGCAAAGGCGGCGCTACCTTGCTGCGGCGCAATTTCGGCGAGGGCGTGGCCAACCTGGCGACCGGGAGCTATTATTGGGAAGCCGGCAATTTTCTGAAATACAACACCAAGGGTGTTTCGAAGCCGGGGCTGGACGCTGATGACCTGCCGGTGGATTCGAATTCGCTGATCGCGCTGGCCGCGCCACGACCATTGTTCATCAGTTACGGCGTGCCCGAGGCAGGCGATGCCAAGTGGCTCGACCAGAAGGGCAGCTTCCTCGCCGCGGCGGACGCAGGGCGAGTCTATCGCTTGCTGGGGGCGACCGGCGTCGGCACCAGCGGGCCCGTGTCGATGCCGCCGCCAGAAAACCTGATCGATGGCCAGCTGGCGTGGCGCCAACACACTGGCGGCCACACCGACGCTCCCAATTTCCGCTATTTCATCCCGTGGGCCAACCGGCAGCTCGGCCGTCCGAAATAA
- the msrB gene encoding peptide-methionine (R)-S-oxide reductase MsrB, with protein sequence MADYFKDESVIAQLTPEQYRVTQESATERPGTGALLNNKAPGIYVDIVSGEPLFASSDKYESGCGWPSFTKPIEPAHVAEHRDTSYGMTRIEVRSKHGDSHLGHVFDDGPPDRGGLRYCINSASLRFVPRAEMEAEGYGAYLDQVEDIA encoded by the coding sequence ATGGCCGACTATTTCAAGGACGAGAGCGTCATCGCGCAGCTGACGCCAGAGCAATATCGCGTCACGCAGGAGAGCGCGACCGAGCGACCCGGCACCGGAGCGCTGCTGAACAACAAGGCACCGGGCATCTACGTCGACATCGTCTCGGGTGAGCCCTTGTTCGCGTCATCGGACAAATATGAATCGGGCTGCGGCTGGCCGAGCTTTACCAAGCCGATCGAGCCCGCTCATGTCGCGGAGCACCGCGATACATCCTATGGCATGACGCGCATCGAAGTACGCTCCAAGCATGGCGACAGCCATCTCGGCCATGTCTTCGACGACGGCCCGCCGGACCGCGGCGGCCTGCGTTATTGCATCAATTCCGCCTCGCTGCGCTTCGTCCCCCGCGCGGAGATGGAGGCCGAGGGATATGGCGCCTATCTCGACCAGGTCGAGGACATCGCCTGA
- a CDS encoding ribose-phosphate pyrophosphokinase codes for MERSPSPLSVFGPAPISDVATVRAVLVAAARAGEAISYSGLLADLGHRFTRPKMRALCKTLDVIDRAAFANGEPELAVLVVRESDGLPGQGWWVGEQAARHGYSGEWTGPGAVALVQRLQRAAFDYWKAR; via the coding sequence ATGGAACGCTCGCCTTCACCCTTGTCCGTGTTCGGCCCGGCGCCAATTTCCGACGTAGCGACAGTGCGCGCCGTGCTGGTCGCGGCAGCACGCGCCGGCGAGGCGATCAGCTATTCGGGCCTGCTCGCCGATCTCGGCCACCGCTTCACCCGACCGAAAATGCGGGCGCTGTGCAAGACGCTGGATGTGATCGACCGTGCGGCGTTTGCCAACGGCGAGCCGGAACTGGCCGTGCTGGTGGTGCGTGAGTCCGATGGCCTGCCCGGCCAGGGCTGGTGGGTCGGCGAGCAGGCGGCGCGCCACGGCTATAGCGGCGAGTGGACCGGTCCTGGGGCCGTCGCGCTGGTGCAGCGGCTACAGCGGGCAGCGTTCGATTATTGGAAAGCTCGTTAG
- a CDS encoding sel1 repeat family protein translates to MIGLGIFLFALQAASASAGASVEIGSREEAIAAAGQQNQSMSVTSVLDILDSAGIAPGSTPQQAVQELQRVATSGNPCALLQAARVQRELLNDIAGATQDLNRAITLGCPDARYELASGLVRDHADIGLAVSTLQQAVNLGDARASTLLGQLYRSGDIAGGVNLERAQQSFLIAAVAGDSGGQAQLASTLRERDTVAPSRQTFSQALYWSLVSARTGGEAAAAVAREMLEKAPERLSQGQIARLRLAASRFRPNVNGTKP, encoded by the coding sequence ATGATCGGCCTCGGCATCTTTCTCTTCGCCCTGCAGGCGGCCAGTGCCAGCGCCGGTGCGAGCGTGGAAATCGGCTCGCGCGAGGAGGCGATCGCGGCTGCCGGCCAGCAAAATCAAAGCATGAGCGTGACCAGCGTGCTCGACATATTGGATTCGGCCGGGATCGCGCCCGGCTCGACGCCGCAGCAGGCCGTCCAGGAATTGCAACGCGTGGCGACAAGCGGCAACCCCTGTGCCTTGCTGCAGGCGGCGCGCGTCCAACGGGAATTGCTGAACGACATCGCCGGGGCAACGCAGGATTTGAACCGGGCAATTACGCTCGGCTGTCCGGACGCGCGCTATGAACTGGCGTCAGGCCTGGTACGCGATCACGCCGATATCGGGCTGGCCGTAAGCACCCTCCAACAAGCCGTAAACCTTGGGGACGCACGTGCCTCGACCCTGCTTGGGCAGCTATATCGCTCGGGCGACATTGCCGGCGGCGTCAACCTCGAGCGTGCGCAACAGAGTTTCCTGATTGCCGCCGTCGCTGGTGACAGCGGCGGGCAGGCCCAACTGGCTTCTACATTGCGCGAGCGCGACACCGTCGCGCCCTCGCGCCAAACGTTCAGTCAGGCGCTTTATTGGTCGCTCGTTTCAGCACGGACCGGCGGGGAAGCAGCCGCAGCGGTTGCACGCGAAATGCTGGAGAAAGCGCCGGAACGTCTGAGCCAAGGCCAGATTGCGCGCCTGCGCCTAGCCGCCAGCCGGTTTCGTCCGAACGTAAACGGCACCAAGCCCTGA
- a CDS encoding DUF4402 domain-containing protein, translating to MRLLVAAAALTTLSAPCLAQLSVTRTPSIATSDLGKVAEGTAATAFTVEPWSSSVSRSPDTSSGHLRFDSTALSPPSVTVSCTSSTCVGSSNQVQIRIMTSSSNARITVNQWTAGALNYVSGYQTVAPSGTNNMVWTVQFNSTSSSVTFNIGQTMTIAQTGSSNNLDVVYRVTAGVHTAPTSGGVTGTIRTIMYRAISIAKNTDLIFGQVKRPPSGTGHVIIDPTLSTNPRSVDGGVVLINDPSATRAKFTTTGEGASAITVSLPSSVILYGSRGGQMTLVPTGSGTGGTTLSGTAGAAGSKISYVGGSLAIDSNDPTGSYTGTLTVTSTYN from the coding sequence ATGCGTCTGCTGGTTGCCGCTGCGGCGCTGACGACGCTTAGCGCGCCTTGTCTTGCACAGTTGAGCGTCACGCGAACTCCATCAATTGCGACGTCGGACCTGGGCAAGGTCGCCGAAGGTACGGCGGCAACGGCATTCACGGTCGAGCCCTGGTCCAGCTCCGTCAGCCGCTCGCCCGATACGTCCAGTGGCCATTTGCGTTTCGATAGCACCGCCCTGTCGCCGCCATCGGTTACGGTGAGCTGTACGAGCAGCACCTGTGTCGGCAGCTCCAATCAAGTCCAGATCCGCATCATGACGTCGTCGTCCAACGCCCGCATAACAGTCAATCAATGGACCGCCGGCGCGTTGAACTATGTCAGCGGTTATCAGACGGTCGCGCCTTCCGGCACGAACAATATGGTGTGGACGGTTCAGTTCAACAGCACCTCGAGCAGCGTCACGTTCAACATCGGCCAGACGATGACGATTGCCCAGACCGGCTCCAGCAACAACCTTGACGTGGTCTATCGGGTCACTGCCGGCGTACACACAGCGCCGACTAGTGGCGGCGTCACCGGCACGATACGGACGATCATGTATCGCGCAATATCGATCGCCAAGAACACCGACCTGATCTTCGGGCAGGTCAAGCGGCCGCCCTCGGGCACAGGCCATGTCATCATCGATCCTACCCTATCGACCAACCCGCGAAGCGTGGATGGCGGCGTCGTGCTAATCAACGACCCCAGCGCCACGCGAGCGAAATTCACCACCACCGGCGAAGGTGCTTCCGCCATCACCGTCTCCCTTCCCTCCAGCGTGATCCTATACGGATCGCGCGGCGGTCAAATGACGCTGGTCCCCACGGGGTCGGGCACCGGAGGCACGACCTTGAGCGGTACGGCGGGCGCGGCTGGTAGCAAGATCAGCTATGTCGGGGGGTCGCTGGCGATCGACAGTAACGACCCCACCGGCAGCTATACCGGAACCCTCACTGTCACATCGACTTATAACTGA
- a CDS encoding molecular chaperone — MIKHSVAVNKYGGLRFWVAVALAFAGVSVVTSPATAQTANVTPKRLVFSRPGQAATVFVFNQGSTPGVFDITLVDRVMTPSGEIKPLGDGTPAPEIAAIAPKLQSAAKMMIVTPRRVTLQPGKGQTIRIRAIAPADLPAGEYRTHLTVAALPPPDQGFTPAEAANGARGELAFRVNTIMGVSIPLIVRQGPADVKASFANPRISSEMLPAEAGIPAHQAAVLDIDLVRGGSSSLFGDVDIRSADAKRGPLAQMRGVGVYTEIDRRHLKMVLARVPSPGEQLTIVFKDDDQSPGTELAKATFPAS, encoded by the coding sequence ATGATAAAGCATAGCGTCGCTGTGAATAAGTACGGCGGCCTGCGATTCTGGGTGGCGGTGGCGTTGGCATTCGCCGGTGTGTCCGTGGTGACATCGCCCGCGACGGCACAGACCGCAAACGTTACGCCAAAGCGCCTTGTCTTCTCCCGCCCCGGTCAGGCGGCGACCGTATTCGTCTTCAACCAGGGTTCAACACCTGGGGTGTTCGATATCACGCTGGTCGATCGAGTCATGACCCCGTCGGGCGAGATCAAGCCGTTGGGCGACGGTACGCCTGCGCCGGAAATAGCGGCTATCGCCCCGAAGCTTCAATCGGCCGCCAAGATGATGATCGTGACCCCGCGCCGTGTGACGCTGCAGCCGGGCAAGGGCCAGACGATCCGTATCCGCGCGATCGCGCCGGCGGACCTGCCGGCGGGCGAATATCGCACCCACCTGACGGTGGCCGCATTGCCGCCGCCCGATCAGGGGTTCACGCCGGCCGAAGCCGCCAACGGGGCGCGTGGCGAGCTCGCCTTTCGCGTCAACACGATCATGGGCGTGAGCATTCCGCTGATCGTCCGACAGGGACCTGCCGACGTGAAGGCGTCGTTCGCCAATCCGCGCATTAGCAGCGAGATGTTGCCGGCCGAAGCCGGGATTCCCGCCCATCAGGCGGCGGTGCTGGATATCGATTTGGTGCGCGGCGGATCGAGCTCGCTCTTCGGCGATGTCGACATCCGCAGTGCCGATGCCAAGCGCGGCCCGCTCGCACAGATGCGCGGCGTCGGCGTCTATACCGAAATCGATCGCCGCCACCTCAAGATGGTGCTTGCACGCGTACCGAGCCCCGGCGAACAGCTGACGATCGTCTTCAAGGATGATGACCAATCCCCAGGGACCGAGCTCGCAAAGGCGACTTTTCCGGCTTCCTGA
- a CDS encoding glycosyltransferase family 2 protein — translation MKQPSIAVAIATAGRRETLTDILGELGSQQRLPDRIAVCPARPEDADRNALERLPFLVEMVSSPIGLCAQRNALLHMLSDVDIVLMLDDDFVMDRYYVAECVDLFARHDDVVMMTGEVIADGILGPGLELAEARAALAKDRMPEAEALRAVHNGYGCNMAFRMAPVRAHALLFDERLPLYAWLEDVDFSRRLAPYGRIVKSQRCRGVHMGVKRGRSPGLRLGYSQVANPYYMWRKGSLSARFASIQTARNLAANFSRMLRPEPWVDRGGRVRGNLLAMGDLVRGRIDPQRARELG, via the coding sequence GTGAAGCAGCCTAGCATTGCGGTGGCGATAGCAACGGCCGGTCGGCGCGAGACGTTGACGGATATATTGGGTGAGCTCGGCAGCCAGCAGCGCCTTCCGGATAGAATTGCAGTCTGCCCGGCCCGACCCGAGGATGCGGATCGCAACGCGCTCGAACGGCTCCCCTTCCTGGTCGAAATGGTGAGCAGCCCGATCGGGTTATGCGCCCAGCGCAACGCGCTGCTTCATATGCTGTCGGACGTCGATATCGTGCTGATGCTCGACGACGATTTCGTGATGGACCGGTATTATGTCGCCGAGTGCGTCGATCTGTTCGCGCGTCATGACGACGTCGTGATGATGACGGGCGAAGTGATCGCGGACGGCATCCTCGGCCCTGGCCTGGAACTGGCCGAGGCCCGCGCGGCGCTCGCCAAGGATCGTATGCCCGAAGCCGAAGCACTGCGCGCAGTCCATAACGGCTATGGCTGCAACATGGCGTTCCGGATGGCCCCGGTGCGCGCCCATGCGCTGTTGTTCGACGAGCGTCTGCCGCTGTACGCGTGGCTGGAAGACGTGGATTTCAGCCGCCGGCTCGCGCCTTATGGCCGCATCGTCAAGAGCCAGCGCTGCCGCGGCGTCCATATGGGCGTGAAACGGGGGCGCAGTCCCGGACTGCGCCTGGGATATTCGCAGGTCGCCAACCCTTATTATATGTGGCGCAAGGGTTCGCTTTCGGCGCGCTTCGCTTCAATCCAGACGGCGCGCAACCTCGCCGCAAATTTCAGCCGTATGTTGCGCCCCGAACCCTGGGTGGACCGGGGCGGACGCGTCCGCGGCAATCTGCTGGCAATGGGAGACTTGGTTCGGGGCCGGATCGATCCGCAACGCGCCCGCGAGCTCGGCTGA
- a CDS encoding acyltransferase family protein: MATTHLAPAGMVSPAGRDEPVRQTSRLGWVDVAKGIGIVLVVHGHAVDGLMSAGLLSKSGLAAFSFFAVYCFHMPLFFLLSGLFVPRQIERDRRRFAWRQVGTIVWPYLLWSVVQVTILYLASTYTNRPREELGYAEILWAPPSQFWFLYVLFLFHMVAAALVRRDTAVPMLVTGIFAFVAFHVLWPRATVPHFFTELLIFYAAGIAFAGQITALPGWFVRHRVWVIAACAAILPYIWFGFSRGLGYADLAMVPATLVGICAVLTVATALSGRVAALFRFLGERAMAIYVLHVLFVAGTRIVLAKLLGVENGAVLWPILLAVGVAGPVVTFELLARAGWNQRLGLGARPRATKVANA; the protein is encoded by the coding sequence GTGGCCACGACGCATCTTGCTCCGGCCGGCATGGTGTCACCGGCGGGTCGTGACGAACCTGTCAGGCAGACGTCGAGGCTGGGATGGGTCGACGTCGCCAAAGGCATCGGCATCGTGCTCGTTGTCCACGGCCATGCTGTCGACGGATTAATGTCGGCAGGCCTGCTGTCGAAGAGCGGCCTTGCCGCCTTCTCATTCTTCGCGGTCTATTGCTTCCACATGCCGCTCTTCTTCCTGTTGAGCGGCCTGTTCGTGCCGCGGCAGATCGAACGCGACCGGCGTCGTTTTGCGTGGCGGCAGGTCGGCACTATCGTTTGGCCGTATCTGTTGTGGTCGGTCGTTCAGGTTACCATTCTGTACCTGGCCTCCACTTATACCAACCGGCCGAGGGAGGAGCTCGGCTATGCCGAGATTCTATGGGCGCCCCCCAGCCAATTCTGGTTTCTATACGTCCTGTTCCTGTTTCACATGGTGGCCGCTGCCCTGGTGAGGCGCGATACCGCCGTTCCGATGCTGGTTACGGGCATCTTTGCCTTCGTGGCCTTTCATGTGCTGTGGCCGCGCGCGACCGTTCCGCATTTCTTCACCGAACTCCTGATCTTCTACGCCGCGGGGATCGCGTTTGCCGGCCAGATTACGGCCCTGCCGGGATGGTTTGTGCGCCATCGTGTCTGGGTGATCGCGGCCTGTGCGGCGATCCTGCCTTATATCTGGTTCGGCTTCTCCCGCGGGCTCGGCTATGCCGATCTAGCGATGGTCCCGGCGACGCTGGTCGGAATTTGCGCAGTGCTGACGGTCGCTACTGCGCTTTCAGGCCGCGTCGCAGCCCTGTTCCGCTTCCTCGGCGAGCGGGCGATGGCGATCTATGTCCTCCACGTACTATTCGTAGCCGGAACGCGGATCGTGCTGGCCAAATTGTTGGGCGTCGAGAACGGTGCCGTGCTGTGGCCAATCCTGTTGGCAGTAGGCGTAGCCGGACCGGTGGTCACGTTCGAGCTCCTGGCGCGGGCGGGATGGAATCAGCGTCTTGGCCTGGGTGCGCGGCCGCGGGCGACGAAAGTCGCCAATGCCTGA
- a CDS encoding glycosyltransferase family 4 protein: protein MPEIAVNGRFRRQRLTGTQRVAAEIAARLKIPHRIIEPREDLSGGRGHAWEQIVLPLRARGQMLWGPCNTGPVAGRRQIVTIHDAAVLEHPEWFAPNFARLYGRLLPILARRIDRVVTVSEFSRERLSALLGIGTDRIEVVPNGVSDHFRPVPAEQRDLPPALAGRPYFATLFTREPRKNLDLVLQAWKLAKPMLPPGTALAIIGGRGAAGVFGEGSAVNGIDDDGVVYCGYLPDAVLPGLLSGAWGLVYPSLYEGFGLPALEAMACGTPTIVTALTSLPEVCGDAALYVDAHDPRELAEALLTLAGDPGLRAALARKGIERARTFTWDRAAARMDNILSEHV from the coding sequence ATGCCTGAAATCGCGGTCAATGGACGCTTCCGTCGCCAGCGGCTGACCGGGACTCAGCGCGTGGCGGCGGAGATCGCCGCCAGGCTGAAGATCCCCCACCGGATCATCGAGCCCCGAGAGGATTTGAGTGGCGGCCGGGGCCATGCGTGGGAACAGATTGTCCTGCCTCTGCGTGCGCGGGGGCAGATGCTGTGGGGGCCTTGCAATACCGGCCCCGTCGCGGGTCGACGCCAGATCGTCACGATCCACGATGCCGCCGTGCTCGAACATCCCGAATGGTTCGCGCCCAATTTCGCACGTCTCTATGGCCGGTTGCTGCCCATCCTGGCGCGCCGGATCGATCGCGTCGTTACGGTGTCTGAATTCTCCCGCGAACGGTTAAGCGCACTGCTCGGGATCGGTACCGACAGGATCGAGGTGGTCCCCAACGGCGTGTCCGACCATTTTCGGCCCGTGCCGGCGGAACAACGAGACCTGCCGCCCGCGCTTGCGGGGAGGCCCTATTTTGCGACCCTGTTTACGCGCGAACCCCGCAAGAATTTGGATCTTGTCCTCCAGGCCTGGAAATTGGCGAAGCCCATGCTGCCGCCCGGGACCGCGCTGGCCATAATCGGCGGCCGCGGCGCAGCCGGCGTCTTCGGTGAAGGGAGCGCCGTCAATGGTATCGACGACGATGGCGTCGTGTACTGCGGCTATCTGCCGGACGCCGTGCTTCCAGGCCTGCTCTCGGGCGCGTGGGGGTTGGTCTACCCCAGCCTCTACGAAGGCTTTGGACTGCCGGCGCTGGAGGCAATGGCCTGCGGGACCCCCACAATCGTCACGGCACTCACGAGCTTGCCCGAAGTGTGCGGGGATGCCGCGCTCTACGTCGATGCTCATGATCCGCGCGAACTGGCGGAGGCCTTACTGACGCTGGCGGGCGATCCCGGGCTGCGCGCCGCGTTGGCGCGAAAAGGCATCGAACGGGCACGCACCTTCACTTGGGACCGCGCGGCCGCACGGATGGACAATATCCTGTCGGAGCATGTGTGA